In Archocentrus centrarchus isolate MPI-CPG fArcCen1 chromosome 22, fArcCen1, whole genome shotgun sequence, one DNA window encodes the following:
- the fam177a1 gene encoding protein FAM177A1, with product MADLSLYLTNANVSLGQTMDTEKSTTGEADFDTVEMEEPVGRPGKVKVPRRTIHFASGETMEEYSTDEEEEEEQTTKKNVVPVDPSKLTWGPYFWFQMWRMTTSTISVCDYMGERLASLFGITSPKYQYAIDEYYRIKKEEEEEEEENRLAEEAERRFGEQKRGERDDPTAPRLATVEQPETSAASFVNISFELEPEPPLRNPDANRVPSPLPS from the exons ATGGCAGATTTGTCGCTGTATTTGACTAATGCCAACGTTTCATTGGGACAAACTATGGACACCGAAAAG AGTACAACAGGGGAGGCGGactttgacactgtggagaTGGAGGAACCTGTGGGAAGGCCAGGGAAGGTGAAGGTCCCACGCAGGACCATCCACTTTGCCAGTGGAGAGACCATGGAGGAGTACAGCACTgacgaagaggaagaagaggagcagacgacaaagaaaaatgttgttcCTGTAGATCCG TCCAAACTGACCTGGGGTCCTTACTTCTGGTTCCAAATGTGGAGAATGACCACCTCCACTATCTCAG tgtGTGACTACATGGGAGAGAGACTGGCCTCTCTATTTGGCATCACTTCTCCTAAGTATCAATATGCTATAGATGAGTACTACCGCATAAAGAAAGAG gaggaagaggaggaggaggagaatcgTTTGGCAGAGGAAGCAGAGCGCCGGTTTGGGGAGCAGAAGAGAGGCGAGCGGGACGATCCCACGGCTCCTCGTCTGGCTACCGTGGAGCAGCCAGAGACGTCTGCAGCCTCCTTTGTTAACATCAGCTTCGAGCTCGAGCCTGAACCTCCTCTCAGGAATCCAGACGCCAACAGAGTCCCgtctcctctcccctcctga